A genomic region of Columba livia isolate bColLiv1 breed racing homer chromosome 12, bColLiv1.pat.W.v2, whole genome shotgun sequence contains the following coding sequences:
- the LOC110360126 gene encoding serine/arginine repetitive matrix protein 1-like: MYYITIPSQEAPNWQARTLNDTSHSVGVGKGDTWGVCSERGRRAFSLPVLGGEKKKKNEVGRSRFSTGRADYTTPPARRKAEGGGRPAGRAPEASAPRLGAALGQGERTPEKTGPPSTGLCCRSHSPVPPSPSPQQQLCIYFFNPCREKKRPEKRNTRKALASYLGRVQLSSVRAEEEGAEKHYLKQKWRQNPPVRSILLPPPPPPSPSRAGESPAGFLQHAAPGIRRPRHKLASALSLQKKQKKKKQKKIKQAERKLPQLFLLEGSRRRARPKSPGGENSPYKGIPRAGRRRRRGGGSPALSKEAAKRGGRERHRSDPTSSLGPRELAVASSPAQSLRKRQPELPQLDRAGKGRRRRETPIPRHFPPRASRRERAGRRAQLREGGGALSGMGVPSPRPPPTPTRGTGGRPTIFCCAPRGPALSAPPTPLRPQRLRPPSPPSHPPSGPARLAHTHTRHTHNARVLHLANSPCSAREKGGGGEGGSPF; this comes from the exons ATGTACTACATCACCATACCTTCCCAGGAAGCACCAAACTGGCAAGCACGTACACTGAATGACACCAGTCACTCAGTGGGAGTGGGGAAGGGAGACACTTGGGGTGTCTGCAG CGAAAGAGGGAGACGAGCGTTTTCACTCCCCGTTCTCGGgggtgaaaagaagaaaaaaaatgaggtcgGTCGGTCGCGGTTTTCCACGGGACGAGCGGATTACACAACGCCACCAGCGCGGAGGAAGGCAGAAGGCGGCGGGaggccggcggggcgggcacCCGAAGCCAGCGCACCCCGGCTCGGGGCTGCCCTCGGACAGGGAGAAAGAACCCCCGAAAAAACAGGGCCGCCCAGCACAGGCCTCTGCTGCCGCTCTCATTCCCCCGTCCCTCCAAGTCCCTCACCACAGCAACAactgtgtatatatttttttaatccgtGTAGAGAAAAGAAGCGCCCAGAAAAGAGAAACACCAGGAAAGCTCTTGCTTCCTACCTGGGCAGGGTTCAGCTCAGTTCAGTGCGTGCCGAGGAGGAGGGGGCAGAGAAGCACTATCTAAAACAAAAGTGGCGCCAAAACCCCCCAGTAAGAAgcattcttcttcctcctcctccccctccctcccccagcagGGCCGGCGAGAGCCCAGCGGGGTTCCTGCAACACGCGGCTCCCGGCATCAGGCGGCCCCGGCACAAGTTGGCAAGTGCcctttctttacaaaaaaaacaaaaaaaaaaaaaacagaaaaaaataaagcaagccgAACGGAAACTGCCACAACTCTTCCTCTTAGAGGGCAGCCGCCGAAGAGCTCGCCCAAAGTCACCCGGAGGGGAAAACTCGCCCTACAAAGGCATTCCCCGAGCTGGGCGCCggaggaggcgggggggggggtcgCCAGCTCTCTCGAAGGAGGCAGCGAAGAGGGGCGGGAGAGAAAGGCACAGGTCAGACCCCACGTCCTCACTTGGGCCGAGGGAACTCGCTGTCGCCAGCTCTCCAGCCCAGTCACTCAGAAAGAGGCAGCCGGAGTTGCCCCAGCTCGACCGAGCCGGGAAAGGGAGACGAAGGAGAGAAACCCCAATCCCCCGGCACTTCCCTCCGCGGGCAAGCCGCCGGGAGCGGGCTGGCAGGAGAGCTCAGCtgagggaaggagggggagCGCTGTCAGGGATGGGAGTCCCCTCTCCCCGGCCTCCACCGACACCCACCCGGGGCACCGGCGGCCGCCCCACCATTTTCTGCTGCGCGCCGCGCGGCCCAGCGCTCtccgccccccccaccccgctccgGCCGCAGCGGCTCCgacccccttcccctcccagccACCCCCCgagcggcccggcccggctTGCCCACACACACACCCGCCACACACACAATGCCCGAGTCCTCCATCTTGCCAACAGCCCCTGCTCGGCTCGGGAgaaggggggaggaggagaaggtggttCTCCATTTTAG